The DNA region TCGTCGGTTAAATCTAGGGTTTTGAAACCGCACCCTTCAAAGGTTGCTAGCATCCGGGCGGCATCGGCGCGGTTTTCAATTTGTATGCCCACAAAAATATGAGCCTCTTGTTGGTCGGCAATGCGATAGTTAAACTCTGTGAGGTTGCGCTTGCCAATACAGTCACAGAACTTCCGCAAACTCCCCGGTTCTTCAGGAATGGTAACGGCAAAGATTGCCTCGCGGCTTTCTCCAAATTCGGCGCGTTCGGCGACAAACCGCAAACGGTCAAAATTCATGTTTGCCCCGCAAGCCACCGCGACGAGAGTTTGTCCGTTAATGCCTTCGCGTTCCACATAGGCTTTAGCTCCGGCGATCGCCAACGCCCCGGCAGGCTCTACAATCGATCTCGTATCCTCAAACACATCTTTAATCGCCGCACAGGTGGCATCGGTATCGACTAAAATCACCTCATCCACATATTCCTGACAGAGACGGAAGGTTTCTTCCCCCACCTCTCGCACGGCTACCCCATCGGCAAATAACCCCACCTGGGGCAAGCGTACCCGTTTCCCGGCTTGCAAAGACCGATACATGGCATCCGCATCCACGGGTTCAACGCCAATAATCTTAATTTCTGGGCGAATGCGCTTCACATACGCCCCAATACCCGAAATTAACCCCCCGCCGCCAATAGCCACAAAAATGGCGTGAATCGGCTTTTGGTATTGTCGCAAAATCTCCATCCCAATCGTGCCTTGTCCGGCAATCACATAGGGGTCATCAAAGGGATGAATAAAGGTTAGCCCTTTTTCGGCTTCGAGTTGACGGGCATACGCACAAGCCTCATCAAAGGTATCGCCATGCAATACCACCTGTCCCCCTCTGGCTTTGACGGCATCCACTTTCACCTGGGGTGTTGTTACCGGCATCACAATGGTAGCTTGGGTACCCAGACGACTCGCCCCCAATGCGACCCCTTGGGCATGGTTGCCCGCCGAAGCTGCAATGACGCCCTGGGCTAGCAAGTCGGGGGGTAAATTTGCCATTTTGTTATAAGCCCCGCGCAGTTTGAAGGAAAAGACAGACTGCATATCTTCTCGCTTCAGCAGCAACGAGTTATTCAGCCGCGCCGATAAGTTGGGGGCATACTCTAAAGGGGTTTCTTGGGCAACATCATAGACGCGGGCCGTTAAGATTTGAACGAGGTAATCGCAGTACATAGGGTTTACAGGTGAGCGAGTGCCGGAGGTCGTCTAATTTTACCGAAAAATTGGGTTCAAGACCTCGTTCTAGCCAGCATCCAGAATGCGATCGCGCTTATCCCAAGCTACGATCTAATAATGGCTTCCAGACTTGCGCTTGTGGACAGCCGTTACCCCTTCATTAATCACCTTGCCATCCTCTACCGCAGCATACACTAACCAGTGGTCGCCGCACTCCATCCGGTCTTGTACCGCGCATTCTAGATAGGCTAGCGACTCGGTGAGAATTTGACAGCCATTTTTCGCTTCTGTGGTTTGCATCCCCGTAAATCGATCTTCACCGGGGGCGTAATTTTTGACAAATTGCTTCCACATCAACATCCCTTCCGGGAGAATATTTAAGACAAAGCGATCGCCCTTGTGCATTAATGATTCAATCGCCCGATCCTTTGCCACTGCAATAGTTAACCCTGGCGGGCTAAACGTCGCTTGCGAAACCCAACTCGCCAACATGGCGCTATGCACGTCACCCCGTCGCGCCGACACCACGCACAGCGAACCCACCACGCGACCCACAGCTTGGGCAGTGCGGTCAGACTCAATCGTACTCGTAGAAGGGGCTGGCGCACGCAGGCGGTACATCTTTTTCAGCGTTTGGGCAAAATCGATCCCCGCTTCCTCGCATTCCTGTAAGGTCACATCCGTGGGCTTAAACTTAACGCGGATGGGGTCAAACCCCAGACGATATCCCGCATCCTTCAGCTTGCTTTCCACAAAATCAATCGCTTCCCCACTCCAGCCATAGGAACCATACACCCCCATCAGCTTATTCTTATCGGCATTCGATAAAATTAGCCCCAAAGCCGTTTGAATCTGGGTGGGTGCATGACCCCCTAGGGTTGGCGTTCCAAAGATAATCCCCTGGCATTTTTGCGCCGCTTCTTGAATTTCGGTGGTTTCAACCGATTCGCAATCCATTAATTCGACATTGACGCCCGCGCGAGTTAAACCTTTGGCGATCGCATCCGTTAAAGTAGCTGTATTCCCATAAGCCGACGCATACAACATCGCCACCGTCAAATCTTGGTCTTTCTGCTGCTGGCACCAGTGGCGGTATAAATGGGTTAACTCCGATAAGCCATAACGGACTAACGGGCCATGCGCGGGTGCATAGAAACGCACGGGTAAATCCGCCATCCGGTCTAAAGCGGTAATCACCTGTCGCGCTTGGGAGGCGTGTAAACTATCAAAATAGAAACGCCGATCTTCACTCAGGGTAGACCACCCTTCATCAAACACCTGATCGCCGCAAATATGCGCCCCAAAAAACTTATCGGTAAATAGGATTTGGGACTGCGGATCGTAAGTGCAAATTCCATCGGGCCAACGGGGGGTAGGAGTTGGGATAAATTGCAAAACTCGCCCGTTCCCCAAATCCAAACTATTCTCGCCCCGAACCAGCGTTTTCACCTTAAATTCTTCATTTTCCCAAACCTTTTGCATCGCCAAAGTTGCCGCTTTGGAACATACAAAAGTAACTTGAGGCGCTTGTTGTCGCAATGCCTTGAGAGTTGCCGCCCGATTGGGATTAAAATGACCCAAAATCACATAATCAATCCGACTCAGATCGAGATGTTCTTGCAGGCGTTTAAGATAACTCTCTGTAAACGATTCTCCCGGCGGATCGATTAACGCGACCTTCTCACCTGTAACTAAATAAGAGTTCGCCGTCGTTCCCTTGGCTAGGGAATATTCCACCTCAAACTTCAGCCGATCCCAAGTGCGCGATCGCACAATGGTAATCTCGCTACTAACTGGCAGAATTTGCACATCGCGGGGTTTTTTAATTTCTAACATATTTCTGAGTGCTGAGTGTTTCTAAGTGCTGAGTGTTTCTAAGTGCTGAGTGCTGAGTGTTTCTAAGTGCTGAGTGCTGAGTGCTGAGTGTAAAGTGGGGATGAAGTGTTGAGTTGACAGTGCTGTTGCGCGGTTCAGCGTAGCGATGTGCTAATAGCTGAGTGCTGAGTGTAAAGTGGGGGATGAAGTGCTGAGTTGATAGGGCTGTTGTGCAGTTCAGCGGTGCAAAGCAGCGTACTAAGTGTTTCTGAGTGCTGAGTTTTAAGTCGGTAGCGAGAACAGTAGCTGATTGACTTTCTTCCCCCCACCTCCCCATCTCCCCATCCCCCCACCCTCTTCTCACTCAGCACTCAGCACTTTCTACTCAGCACTCTAACTTCCCCCCACCTCCCCATCCCCCCATCTCCCCACCCTCTTCTCACTCAGCACTCAGCACTCAGCACTCAGCACTCTAGTAGTGATTCCCCACTTTACGATGGTGAACGGCGGGTAAAGCGTCAGGATCGCTAACTCGACCGCTTTCTACACTGGCGTAGACAATCCAGTGATCGCTGCATTCCATCCGGCTCGACACGGTACACTCAACGTAAGCCACAGCATCAGTCAGAATGGCGCTACCATTATTCGCCGATTGAGTTTTGACATCCGCAAACCGATCCGCACCGGGGGGGAAGCGCTTGAGGAAGTGTTTCATCAAGGCTTGATAGTTATCTTCGGCTAGAACGTTGAGGACAAAAGTATCGCCAACGTGCATTAAGGATTCAATGGCCCGATCCTTTGCCACTGCAATCGAAATTCCCAAGGGTTTGAAGCTAGCTTGGGCTACCCAAGAGGCTAACATCGCCCCAGTGACTTCGCCTTTGCGGGCCGTAATCACGTATAAGCCGCCACTCAAGCGTCCTAGGGCCTTGTCTAAGTCGCTATCGAGGGATTTCATCTGTTTGATGGTTTTATCCCGCGCTAGCCATTGTCCTAAGTCGGTTCCGGCTTCGTCGCAGAGTTGGTAGGTGGCGTTATTGGGGGTTTCTTTCACCAGGATGGCGGGGAAGGCTTCTTTTAATCCCAGTTCTTTGAATTTGTTTCGCAGGGGATAAATAGAGAGGTCATCGCCACCACCGGATTCAAATAAACCGACAGATTGCTTGCTATTGGCGGCCGCTAGAATTGTGCTAATGGCGGTTTCGGCTTGGGTTCCCACTGCGCCGGAAAGGGGAGGCGCGCCGATGACGAGTCCATCAGACATTTCTACCATTTCTCGGACTTCTTGCGGATCGGCGGATCGCAGGTCTACCATTTCTACGTTAACGCCCGTTTTGGAGACTCCACGCGCGATCGCTTGCGAGAGGCGATCGCTATACCCGTATCCTGAAATATAGAAGACGGTGGCGGTTGTTTCAGATTTGGCTTGTTCCTGACTCCAAGTGCGATAGCGTCGGGTGAGTTCGCCTAAATTATGCCGCAACAAGGGGCCATGTCCAGTGGCGATCGTGGTAATGTCGCCTAGGGCGTCCATCCGCTTCATGGCAGAAAGCACCGAACGCGCATTCGGGGCCATCAGGCATTCGTAATAAAAGCGATAATCGGGTTCAATCGCCGCTAAGTCTTCATCGTAGGTGCTATCAGAGCAATAATGCATCCCAAAGGCATCGCAGGTGAATAGCGTTTGGGTTTTAGCGTCGTAGGTAAAGATCGTATCGGGCCAATGCAGGTTAGGGGCGGAGACAAATTCCAGGATATGACCGTTTCCTAAGTCTAAGCGATCGCCATTTTTGACTTGCAGCCGTTCAAAGGGACGATGCACCAAATTCTCTAGAAACTGAATCGCAACTTTGGCCGCGACAACCACCGCTTGGGGGGCGAGTTCCAAGAAATCTTTCACCAAACCGCTGTGATCGGGTTCGGTGTGACTAATAATCAGATAATCGATCGTCTGGGGATCGATGAGTCCGGTTAATGTGTCGAAATAAAGCTTTTGAAATTTCGCGTGAGAGGTATCAACTAAAGCAGTTTTCTCGCCGCGAATAATGTAGGAGTTATATGTCGTCCCGTTTTGCAGACCAAATTCAATATCAAAGCGATCGCGATCCCAATCGAGCGAACGAATCGCGGTCGTTTCGGTGGCAATCTCTGCAACGCTGATGGTCAGTCGTTTTTGCTGTTGATCGGCGAGCGCTACCATCTTGAGTCCTCCTTGTCAGTGAATTCGCCAGCGGGTGAAATTCTTTATCTTTCCTTTATTGTCCTAAATCTTTGACACCTGTGAAGATAAATTGAGTAAAAATAACTAATCACTCTGTTCAAGAGACATTGTTAGTCTATCGAAATTCCATCTAGCTAGAGTATAATTCCTGCGATTCCCGAAGAAATTCTCCGGAAATCTCATCTCTTCCTCGCTCGTCTGGTTCAGTTCCCTGTTTACATTGTCGCCCTTAATCATGAGTGTTTCTGAGATTTTGTGGCAAGCCCATCACGACATCGCGCAAGCCTGTTTGCAGCATCCGTTCGTGAGGGCGATCGCCAACGGGACGCTTCCCAAATCAATCTTTGCCCATTATGTGGGTCAGGATGCATTCTTCCTAGAATCCTTTGCGCGTGCCTATAGCATTGCTGCGGCCAAAGCTCCCGACTGGGAAGCCTTTACCACCTTTCACGCCCTCGCCGCAGGCGTTTTAAACGAACTCAAGTTGCATCGTACCTACGCTCAAACGTGGGGAGTTCATCTACAAACCATCGAACCCACTGCCGCAACGCGGCGCTACACCGACTTTCTTTTAGCGACGAGTTGGAGTAGCCAGAGTAGTCTCACCGCAGTTGCCATGTCCCCTTGTATGCGACTCTACGCCTTTTTAGGGCAAGAATTATCGAAAATTGCTAACCCAGAAAGTGCTTATATCGATTGGATTACAACCTATAGCAGTGCTGAATTTGAACACCTCGCCCGACAGCTTGAGAACTTAGTGAATCGCTATCTCATGGAACCCCATTCCACCGTTCATTCAACCTATCGTTATGCCCTATTGTGCGAACGAGATTTCTTTGAATCTGCTTGGAGATTTGAAGAGCAAACGGCAAAATTTTCCGGATAAAGCAAAATGGTTTGGGGAATTTCATAAAGGCATCTGCACCCAGGGGGTTGTCCGTACAGCAAACCCTCATGAATAGCCTGAAATTGCTTAACCTTTTTAGCACTCCTTGTCAAGGATTTTTGCCCCACCCGAACGCTTGACAATCGAGTTTCTTGTGTTCCCCTCACTCGCAGACCCCTCTTCAGGGAAACTGCATGTTTAACAGATTTTGACTCCAAACCGGGTTCGCTTCCACTTGAGAAGAACTCCGGTCCGCCCTGACTAAACCGATTAACCGCCTTCCACCAGTCAACCCCAACTATGGCTAACGGACTTTTCTTTCAAACTGACACCCGCCCCTCCGAACAACCCGGCATCCGCTTTCACCGCACCTTAGCCGTTATGCTCCTGATTAGCAGCGTGTTTATCGGCTATGGCTATCGCCTCGCACAACTCCAGCTTGTCCAAGGTCGATATCACCGCTACCGGGCCGAACTCAACCGCATACGTCAAATTCCAGTCGCATCCGAACGCGGTAATATCCTCGACCGCAAAGGACGCGTGCTAGCGGCCAACCGCCTCTCTCGTTCCGTCTATCTGTGGCCGCGAGAACAAACCCCAGAGCAATGGCAAGACTCCATTCCCCGGCTAGCGGCGCTGCTCAATTTGCCCGCAACAGAAATTCTCGAAAAATTAGAGCAAAGCGGCTATAGGTCTGCTTTACCCATCCGCATTCGCCGCGACTTAAAATCCGAAGAATTCGTCGCCCTCGAAGAATCGATGCCCATGTTACCAGGGGTCGAAGTCCGCGCCGAATCCAATCGCGACTATCCCCACGGCTCCCTTGCCAGTCACGTTCTCGGCTATATTGGCGAGGCAACCCTCGACGAACTGAAAGCCAAACCCGAATATCCGATGGGAATGGTTGTCGGCAAAATGGGGATCGAACGCTTCGTGAACGACCAACTTGAAGGCGTTTGGGGCGGGCGACTGGTGGAAGTGGATGCCCTCGGCCAAGAATTGCGCGAGTTGGGGTTGCGTCCTTCTAAGGCAGGTTCGGCGGTGCAACTAACGCTGGATTTAGACTTACAAAAAGCAGCAGAACGGGCATTAGGCAACCGTCGCGGCGCGGTGGTGGTGCTAGATGTCAAAACAGGAGGGGTGCTGGCAATGGCTAGCGGGCCGACCTTTGACCCCAATGTATTTACCCGACGGGTAACAGATTCAGAATGGGAATATCTGCAAAGTCAGGAAAATCCCTTTTTGAACCGGGCGCTGCAAGGATATCCCCCCGGAAGTACGTTTAAAATTGTCACCTCAGCGGCGGGGATGGAGTCGGGTAAGTTTTCCCCTAATTCAACCTTAATGACTTCTGCTTACATTACGGTGGGTGGCATTCAGTTTAACGAACACAGTGGCAGTTATGGGGTGATTGGCTTCCGAGAAGCGCTGGCCTACAGTAGCAATACTTTCTTCTATCAAGTGGGGATGCAGGCGGGTGTTTCCCAGGTGTCGAAATGGGCAAAAAACCTGGGAATTGGCAAAACTACGGATTTATCCTTGCTGGGACTTGAAGGCGGTAACTATGGGATGGTGCCTACCGAGGAGGAAAAGTTAGTGCTGTTTGGCGAACCCTGGTATGCGGGGGATACGGTGAGTATGTCCATTGGTCAGGGGTTGGTGTTGGCGTCCCCGCTAGAGTTGGCGGTGATGACGGCAAGTATTGCTAATGGGGGAATGCGGGTGAAACCGCACTTATTGGCGTCGCAAACCAATACGCCAGCGACGAAGCCAGAACCCACGGGGGCTGCTCCCGAAACGATTAAGGCGATTCAGTCGGGTTTGGTTGCAGTGGTACAGCAGGGAACGGCCCGCCGGTTAAATGATGGTTCGATCCCGCTAACTGCGGGTAAGACAGGGACTTCGGAGGTGGTGGGACAGCCTTCCCACGCGCTGTATGTCGCCTATGGGCCGGCAGTCAATCCTGAAATTGCGATCGCAGTTGTGGTGGAAAATGGCGGCTTTGGCGGGGTGAATGCGGTTCCTGTCGCCCAGGAGATTTTTAATACCTTCTTTAAAAAGTAGGGCGCATTCCCACCTTTGCCTTCATCTCCAACCCTCAATCAAGATAGGCTGCTGTTGGGTTACGAATGGCGCTAACCCAACCGACAACTCACGACCCAGAAAGGTCACTCTGGGTTTAGTCAATTTCTATCTGTTCGTCCTCTGGGGAGACGTTACGCTTC from Desertifilum tharense IPPAS B-1220 includes:
- a CDS encoding TenA family protein, which produces MSVSEILWQAHHDIAQACLQHPFVRAIANGTLPKSIFAHYVGQDAFFLESFARAYSIAAAKAPDWEAFTTFHALAAGVLNELKLHRTYAQTWGVHLQTIEPTAATRRYTDFLLATSWSSQSSLTAVAMSPCMRLYAFLGQELSKIANPESAYIDWITTYSSAEFEHLARQLENLVNRYLMEPHSTVHSTYRYALLCERDFFESAWRFEEQTAKFSG
- the mrdA gene encoding penicillin-binding protein 2, whose amino-acid sequence is MANGLFFQTDTRPSEQPGIRFHRTLAVMLLISSVFIGYGYRLAQLQLVQGRYHRYRAELNRIRQIPVASERGNILDRKGRVLAANRLSRSVYLWPREQTPEQWQDSIPRLAALLNLPATEILEKLEQSGYRSALPIRIRRDLKSEEFVALEESMPMLPGVEVRAESNRDYPHGSLASHVLGYIGEATLDELKAKPEYPMGMVVGKMGIERFVNDQLEGVWGGRLVEVDALGQELRELGLRPSKAGSAVQLTLDLDLQKAAERALGNRRGAVVVLDVKTGGVLAMASGPTFDPNVFTRRVTDSEWEYLQSQENPFLNRALQGYPPGSTFKIVTSAAGMESGKFSPNSTLMTSAYITVGGIQFNEHSGSYGVIGFREALAYSSNTFFYQVGMQAGVSQVSKWAKNLGIGKTTDLSLLGLEGGNYGMVPTEEEKLVLFGEPWYAGDTVSMSIGQGLVLASPLELAVMTASIANGGMRVKPHLLASQTNTPATKPEPTGAAPETIKAIQSGLVAVVQQGTARRLNDGSIPLTAGKTGTSEVVGQPSHALYVAYGPAVNPEIAIAVVVENGGFGGVNAVPVAQEIFNTFFKK
- a CDS encoding diflavin flavoprotein, which encodes MVALADQQQKRLTISVAEIATETTAIRSLDWDRDRFDIEFGLQNGTTYNSYIIRGEKTALVDTSHAKFQKLYFDTLTGLIDPQTIDYLIISHTEPDHSGLVKDFLELAPQAVVVAAKVAIQFLENLVHRPFERLQVKNGDRLDLGNGHILEFVSAPNLHWPDTIFTYDAKTQTLFTCDAFGMHYCSDSTYDEDLAAIEPDYRFYYECLMAPNARSVLSAMKRMDALGDITTIATGHGPLLRHNLGELTRRYRTWSQEQAKSETTATVFYISGYGYSDRLSQAIARGVSKTGVNVEMVDLRSADPQEVREMVEMSDGLVIGAPPLSGAVGTQAETAISTILAAANSKQSVGLFESGGGDDLSIYPLRNKFKELGLKEAFPAILVKETPNNATYQLCDEAGTDLGQWLARDKTIKQMKSLDSDLDKALGRLSGGLYVITARKGEVTGAMLASWVAQASFKPLGISIAVAKDRAIESLMHVGDTFVLNVLAEDNYQALMKHFLKRFPPGADRFADVKTQSANNGSAILTDAVAYVECTVSSRMECSDHWIVYASVESGRVSDPDALPAVHHRKVGNHY
- the ilvA gene encoding threonine ammonia-lyase, biosynthetic, which codes for MYCDYLVQILTARVYDVAQETPLEYAPNLSARLNNSLLLKREDMQSVFSFKLRGAYNKMANLPPDLLAQGVIAASAGNHAQGVALGASRLGTQATIVMPVTTPQVKVDAVKARGGQVVLHGDTFDEACAYARQLEAEKGLTFIHPFDDPYVIAGQGTIGMEILRQYQKPIHAIFVAIGGGGLISGIGAYVKRIRPEIKIIGVEPVDADAMYRSLQAGKRVRLPQVGLFADGVAVREVGEETFRLCQEYVDEVILVDTDATCAAIKDVFEDTRSIVEPAGALAIAGAKAYVEREGINGQTLVAVACGANMNFDRLRFVAERAEFGESREAIFAVTIPEEPGSLRKFCDCIGKRNLTEFNYRIADQQEAHIFVGIQIENRADAARMLATFEGCGFKTLDLTDDELTKLHLRHMVGGHSPLADHELLYRFEFPERPGALMKFVGSMSPNWNISLFHYRNNGADYGRIVVGMQVPPHEMSEWQAFLDTLGYRYWDENKNPAYKLFLG
- a CDS encoding diflavin flavoprotein; the protein is MLEIKKPRDVQILPVSSEITIVRSRTWDRLKFEVEYSLAKGTTANSYLVTGEKVALIDPPGESFTESYLKRLQEHLDLSRIDYVILGHFNPNRAATLKALRQQAPQVTFVCSKAATLAMQKVWENEEFKVKTLVRGENSLDLGNGRVLQFIPTPTPRWPDGICTYDPQSQILFTDKFFGAHICGDQVFDEGWSTLSEDRRFYFDSLHASQARQVITALDRMADLPVRFYAPAHGPLVRYGLSELTHLYRHWCQQQKDQDLTVAMLYASAYGNTATLTDAIAKGLTRAGVNVELMDCESVETTEIQEAAQKCQGIIFGTPTLGGHAPTQIQTALGLILSNADKNKLMGVYGSYGWSGEAIDFVESKLKDAGYRLGFDPIRVKFKPTDVTLQECEEAGIDFAQTLKKMYRLRAPAPSTSTIESDRTAQAVGRVVGSLCVVSARRGDVHSAMLASWVSQATFSPPGLTIAVAKDRAIESLMHKGDRFVLNILPEGMLMWKQFVKNYAPGEDRFTGMQTTEAKNGCQILTESLAYLECAVQDRMECGDHWLVYAAVEDGKVINEGVTAVHKRKSGSHY